AAAGCGTGACATCATGCAGGCGACTGATTGGGCCACCGGGACTACGCTTGGATTCGCTACTCTACCCCCTGGCATCCGCGATTTGTGTGACACCGGCTGTGACACCATTTATCGGACTGTATTTCTGACAGTCTAAGAACGGCCATGCCCAAACTGACCGACACGACGATCCGTCACACCCGCGCCAAGGACGGGATTCGGACCATTCTGAGGGACGGCGCCGGCCTCGAATTGCAGGTCCATCCGAGCGGCACCAAGACGTGGTACCTGCGCTGCCGCGTCCGCGCGGAGGGCGGCGGCAAGGGCATCCAGCGCCGCGTCGCGCTGGGCGCCTATCCCGCGGTGTCGCTGTCGGACGCGCGGCTGGCGGCCGGCCGGGTCGTCTCGGAGGCGCGCAGCGGCCAGGACCCGAAGGCGGCTGAAACACGGGCCGTACTCGGCCTGGAGAAGCCGCGCACGGTGGCCGACGCTGCCGCGCTCTACATCGCGCACCTGAAAGCGGTCGGGCGGGCGGAACGCTACTGGAAGGAGCGGGAACGGCTGCTGAAGCTCCACCTCGTGCCGGCGCTGGGCAAGCTCGCGCCGGCCGACGTCGATCGCGCCATGCTGTCGGCCGTGGTGGACCGCGAGGCGAGGCGCCAAGCCAAGGCCAAGCAGAAAGGCGTGCAGACGCGCCGGCTGGGCAGCGTGATCACCGCGCTGTGGCGGCACCTGGAGGACAAGGGGTGGCTCCCCACACGCGGCACGGCGGATCGGTTGCTGGTGTCCGCCGCCGCGGAGCGCTGTACGCATCCGGTAAGCGCCGCCTTGGCAAAGTAGGGTCCGAC
This DNA window, taken from Azospirillum fermentarium, encodes the following:
- a CDS encoding Arm DNA-binding domain-containing protein encodes the protein MPKLTDTTIRHTRAKDGIRTILRDGAGLELQVHPSGTKTWYLRCRVRAEGGGKGIQRRVALGAYPAVSLSDARLAAGRVVSEARSGQDPKAAETRAVLGLEKPRTVADAAALYIAHLKAVGRAERYWKERERLLKLHLVPALGKLAPADVDRAMLSAVVDREARRQAKAKQKGVQTRRLGSVITALWRHLEDKGWLPTRGTADRLLVSAAAERCTHPVSAALAK